A stretch of the Pan troglodytes isolate AG18354 chromosome 20, NHGRI_mPanTro3-v2.0_pri, whole genome shotgun sequence genome encodes the following:
- the ICAM1 gene encoding intercellular adhesion molecule 1 precursor, translating to MAPSSPRPALPALLVLLGALFPGPGNAQTSVSPPKVILPRGGSVQVTCSTSCDQPDLLGIETPLPKKELLLGGNNWKVYELSNVQEDSQPMCYSNCPDGQSTAKTFLTVYWTPERVELAPLPSWQPVGKDLTLRCQVEGGAPRANLTVVLLRGEKELKREPAVGEPAEVTTTVLVERDHHGANFSCRTELDLRPQGLQLFENTSAPHQLQTFVLPATPPQLVSPRVLEVDTQGTVVCSLDGLFPVLEAQVHLALGDQRLNPTVTYGNDSFSAKASVSVTAEDEGTQRLTCAVILGNQSRETLQTVTIYSFPAPNVILTKPEVSEGTEVTVKCEAHPRAKVTLNGVPAQPVGPRVQLLLKATPEDNGRSFSCSATLEVAGQLIHKNQTRELRVLYGPRLDERDCPGNWTWPENSQQTPMCQASGNPLPELKCLKDGTFPLPVGESVTVTRDLEGTYLCRARSTQGEVTRKVTVNVLSPRYEIVIITVVAAAVIMGTAGLSTYLYNRQRKIRKYRLQQAQKGTPMKPNTQATPP from the exons GACCTGGCAATGCCCAGACATCTGTGTCCCCCCCAAAAGTCATCCTGCCCCGGGGAGGCTCCGTGCAGGTGACATGCAGCACCTCCTGTGACCAGCCCGACTTGTTGGGCATAGAGACCCCGTTGCCTAAAAAGGAGTTGCTTCTGGGTGGGAACAACTGGAAGGTGTATGAACTGAGCAATGTGCAAGAAGATAGCCAACCAATGTGCTATTCAAACTGCCCTGATGGGCAGTCAACAGCTAAAACCTTCCTCACCGTGTACT GGACTCCAGAACGGGTGGAACTGGCACCCCTCCCCTCTTGGCAGCCAGTGGGCAAGGACCTTACCCTACGCTGCCAGGTGGAGGGTGGGGCACCCCGGGCCAACCTCACCGTGGTGCTGCTCCGTGGGGAGAAGGAGCTGAAACGGGAGCCAGCTGTGGGGGAGCCCGCTGAGGTCACGACCACGGTGCTGGTGGAGAGAGATCACCATGGAGCCAATTTCTCGTGCCGCACTGAACTGGACCTGCGGCCCCAAGGGCTGCAGCTGTTTGAGAACACCTCGGCCCCCCACCAGCTCCAAACCTTTG TCCTGCCAGCGACTCCCCCACAACTTGTCAGCCCCCGGGTCCTAGAGGTGGACACGCAGGGGACCGTGGTCTGTTCCCTGGATGGGCTGTTCCCAGTCTTGGAGGCCCAGGTCCACCTGGCACTGGGGGACCAGAGGTTGAACCCCACAGTCACCTATGGCAATGACTCCTTCTCGGCCAAGGCCTCAGTCAGTGTGACCGCAGAGGACGAGGGCACCCAGCGGCTGACGTGTGCAGTAATACTGGGGAACCAGAGCCGGGAGACACTGCAGACAGTGACCATCTACA GCTTTCCGGCGCCCAACGTGATTCTGACGAAGCCAGAGGTCTCAGAAGGGACCGAGGTGACAGTGAAGTGTGAGGCCCACCCTAGAGCCAAGGTGACGCTGAATGGGGTTCCAGCCCAGCCAGTGGGCCCGAGGGTCCAGCTCCTGCTGAAGGCCACCCCAGAGGACAACGGGCGCAGCTTCTCCTGCTCTGCAACCCTGGAGGTGGCCGGCCAGCTTATACACAAGAACCAGACCCGGGAGCTTCGTGTCCTGT ATGGCCCCCGACTGGACGAGAGGGATTGTCCGGGAAACTGGACGTGGCCAGAAAATTCCCAGCAGACTCCAATGTGCCAGGCTTCGGGGAACCCATTGCCCGAGCTCAAGTGTCTAAAGGATGGCACTTTCCCACTGCCCGTCGGGGAATCAGTGACTGTCACTCGAGATCTTGAGGGCACCTACCTCTGTCGGGCCAGGAGCACTCAAGGGGAGGTCACCCGCAAGGTGACCGTGAATGTGCTCT CCCCCCGGTATGAGATTGTCATCATCACTGTGGTAGCAGCCGCAGTCATAATGGGCACTGCAGGCCTCAGCACGTACCTCTATAACCGCCAGCGGAAGATCAGGAAATACAGACTACAACAGGCTCAAAAAGGGACCCCCATGAAACCGAACACACAAGCCACGCCTCCCTGA
- the ICAM4 gene encoding intercellular adhesion molecule 4 precursor (The RefSeq protein has 3 substitutions compared to this genomic sequence), with the protein MGSLFPLSLLFFLAAAYPGVGSALGRRTKRAQSPKGSPLAPSGTSVPFWVRMSPEFVAVQPGKSVQLNCSNSCPQPQNSSLRTPLRQGKTLRGPGWVSYQLLDVRAWSSLAHCLVTCAGKTRWATSRITAYKPPHSVILEPPVLKGRKYTLRCHVTQVFPVGYLVVTLRHGSRVIYSESLERFTGLDLANVTLTYEFAAGPRDFWQPVICHARLNLDGLVVRNSSAPITLMLAWSSAPTALASVSIAALVGILLTVGAAYLCKCLAMKSQA; encoded by the exons ATGGGGTCTCTGTTCCCTCTGTCGCTGCTGTTTTTTTTGGCGGCCGCCTACCCGGGAGTTGGGAGCGCGCTGGGACGCCGGACTAAGCGGGCGCAAGGCCCCAAGGGTAGCCCTCTCGCGCCCTCCGGAACCTCAGTGCCCTTCTGGGTGCGCATGAGCCCGGAGTTCGTGGCTGTGCAGCCGGGGAAGTCAGTGCAGCTCAATTGCAGCAACAGCTGTCCCCAGCCGCAGAATTCCAGCCTCCGCACCCCGCTGCGGCAGGGCAAGACGCTCACAGGGCCGGGTTGGGTGTCTTACCAGCTGCTCGACGTGAGGGCCTGGAGCTCCCTCGCGCACTGCCTCGTGACCTGCGCAGGAAAAACACGCTGGGCCACCTCCAGGATCACCGCCTACA AACCGCCCCACAGCGTGATTTTGGAGCCTCCGGTCTTAAAGGGCAGGAAATACACTTTGCGCTGCCACGTGACGCAGGTGTTCCCGGTGGGCTACTTGGTGGTGACCCTGAGGCATGGAAGCCGGGTCATCTATTCCGAAAGCCTGGAGCGCTTCACCGGCCTGGATCTGGCCAACGTGACCTTGACCTACGAGTTTGCTGCTGGACCCCGCGACTTCTGGCAGCCCGTGATCTGCCACGCGCGCCTCAATCTCGACGGCCTGGTGGTCCGCAACAGCTCGGCACCCATTACACTGATGCTCG CTTGGAGCTCCGCGCCCACAGCTTTGGCCTCCGTTTCCATCGCTGCCCTTGTAGGGATCCTCCTCACTGTGGGCGCTGCGTACGTATGCAAGTGCCTAGCTATGAAGTCCCAGGCGTAA